In the Candidatus Lernaella stagnicola genome, one interval contains:
- a CDS encoding ATP-binding protein, with the protein MRLLRRTWYRFVVTAVSLGLAAVAAALTVLYAGLTSHHEAKFETDTKLVANAIDRHTVFNEIRGATRALGLGNLRIKAAALGQLPVDDPHLLSSLIGIRNHYSLSIVYVMNAAGTVVSCTPYDDDQTLSGNNYSFRPYFREALNGKDVVYPGFGVTTHLRGLYYSSPVYRNDRASNDQEEIIGVVVSKMGLYDLDSFLKQFEEPVSLISPDGIVFSSNRQEWLFGAAYPLDSLTAEIIKSHGQFGAAFLDRKPRPLPFNLHFPFTRLDGRRHAAAEVPLMLNDESGAWRLLHLRDTTKWYPSWAVLLVIAGVILPFVFGSLAVINRKRARQMETERRKVVEQSAVTYKSIFDSAYDVIVVLDIETGVIVDANEKMAEQFGYTNAEARDMRFGALSKSNAPYGSEEIEAAFHRAAAGEPQLFQWLARRGDGEQRWVETSLRRCNIDGVDRLLAVMRDITGRKQGEDELRTAKEAAEKAAHAKADFLANMSHEIRTPLNGVLGMIRLLMGTSLTETQAEFARLADVSGESLLKVINDILDFSRISAGKLMLEFSEFDLFTTVDDVVQLLLSEAKEKGLELTVEYPPDLPRWVVGDAGRLRQVLMNLVGNAVKFTHEGEVTITVDCERQNDTQGMFRVAVADTGIGIAKRHLSDIFEKFVRVEEKSAFNYSGTGLGLSISKQLLELMGGTLQAESEYGVGSVFSFELPLPFAAEEKVPREEPVTPDDSEKTLPARVLLAEDDPVNQIVARKILEIYGCDVTVVENGQEAVEALEKDRYDIVFMDARMPVMDGFEATAEIRRRDRETNRHTPIVAMTAHALEGAEEKCLAAGMDGYVSKPISHDAVWKMISTWYQPKKS; encoded by the coding sequence GTGCGACTGTTGCGACGGACTTGGTATCGGTTCGTCGTGACGGCGGTCTCCCTAGGGCTCGCGGCGGTGGCTGCGGCGCTGACGGTTTTGTACGCCGGTTTAACTTCTCACCACGAAGCCAAATTTGAAACCGACACGAAGTTGGTGGCCAACGCAATCGATCGCCACACCGTGTTCAACGAGATCCGCGGCGCCACGCGCGCCTTGGGCTTGGGCAACTTACGCATCAAAGCGGCCGCGCTCGGTCAATTGCCGGTTGATGACCCCCATCTCCTTAGCTCGCTGATCGGGATTCGCAATCACTACAGCCTTTCCATCGTCTATGTAATGAACGCCGCCGGCACGGTCGTTTCCTGCACGCCCTACGACGACGACCAAACCCTATCCGGCAACAATTATTCCTTTCGGCCCTATTTCCGGGAAGCGCTCAACGGAAAGGATGTTGTCTACCCCGGCTTCGGCGTGACCACGCATCTCCGGGGCCTATATTATTCCTCCCCGGTCTATCGGAATGATCGAGCCTCCAACGATCAGGAAGAGATCATCGGCGTCGTCGTGTCCAAAATGGGTTTGTATGATCTCGACAGCTTCCTCAAGCAATTCGAGGAGCCGGTCTCGTTGATCTCCCCAGACGGCATTGTTTTTTCGAGTAACCGTCAAGAATGGCTTTTTGGAGCGGCTTATCCACTCGATTCACTCACCGCGGAAATCATTAAATCGCACGGACAATTCGGCGCGGCGTTCCTCGACCGGAAGCCGCGCCCCCTGCCCTTCAACCTACACTTTCCCTTCACACGTCTCGACGGCCGACGACATGCCGCCGCCGAAGTCCCCCTTATGCTCAATGACGAAAGCGGCGCCTGGCGACTACTCCACCTACGCGATACCACCAAGTGGTATCCCTCGTGGGCGGTCTTGTTGGTCATTGCGGGCGTGATTCTACCGTTCGTGTTCGGTTCGTTGGCGGTGATCAACCGTAAGCGCGCGCGGCAAATGGAGACCGAACGGCGAAAGGTCGTCGAGCAATCCGCCGTGACATACAAATCGATTTTCGACTCGGCTTACGATGTCATCGTTGTGCTTGATATCGAAACCGGCGTCATTGTCGACGCCAATGAGAAGATGGCCGAGCAATTCGGGTACACTAATGCCGAAGCTCGCGACATGCGTTTCGGCGCGCTGAGCAAAAGCAATGCTCCGTACGGCTCCGAGGAAATCGAAGCCGCATTCCACCGTGCCGCCGCCGGAGAACCGCAACTCTTTCAGTGGCTCGCCCGGCGTGGAGACGGCGAGCAACGTTGGGTCGAAACCAGCTTGCGGCGCTGCAATATCGACGGAGTCGACCGCCTTCTGGCCGTGATGCGCGACATCACCGGCCGTAAGCAGGGCGAAGATGAATTGCGGACCGCAAAGGAAGCCGCTGAAAAGGCCGCCCACGCCAAAGCGGACTTTTTGGCCAACATGAGTCACGAGATTCGCACACCGCTTAACGGGGTGCTCGGCATGATCCGTCTGTTGATGGGAACGTCACTGACCGAGACGCAAGCCGAATTCGCGCGCTTGGCCGACGTGTCCGGCGAGTCGTTGCTCAAGGTCATTAATGACATTCTCGATTTCTCCCGGATTTCGGCCGGCAAGTTGATGCTTGAGTTCTCCGAGTTCGACCTTTTCACGACCGTGGACGACGTAGTGCAACTGTTGCTCTCCGAGGCGAAGGAAAAAGGCCTCGAATTGACCGTCGAATACCCCCCGGATCTGCCTCGATGGGTCGTCGGCGATGCCGGCCGCCTGCGGCAGGTTCTCATGAATTTAGTCGGCAACGCGGTCAAATTCACGCACGAAGGCGAAGTAACCATCACGGTCGATTGCGAGCGGCAAAACGACACGCAGGGAATGTTTCGCGTTGCAGTCGCCGATACCGGAATCGGTATCGCGAAAAGACACCTAAGCGATATCTTCGAGAAATTCGTTCGCGTCGAAGAAAAATCCGCTTTCAACTACAGCGGCACGGGGCTCGGCCTTTCCATCAGCAAACAGTTGCTCGAATTGATGGGCGGCACCCTACAAGCGGAAAGCGAATACGGCGTGGGATCTGTCTTCTCCTTCGAGCTTCCCCTGCCGTTTGCCGCCGAAGAAAAGGTCCCGCGCGAGGAACCTGTTACCCCGGATGACAGCGAGAAAACCCTGCCGGCGCGGGTACTGTTGGCCGAAGACGATCCGGTCAATCAGATCGTCGCCAGAAAAATTCTCGAAATCTACGGCTGCGATGTCACCGTCGTCGAAAATGGTCAGGAAGCGGTCGAGGCCTTGGAAAAAGACCGTTACGACATCGTTTTCATGGACGCCCGCATGCCCGTGATGGACGGCTTCGAAGCCACCGCCGAAATACGTCGACGCGACCGCGAAACCAACCGTCACACGCCGATTGTCGCAATGACCGCTCACGCGCTTGAGGGCGCCGAAGAGAAATGCCTGGCGGCCGGCATGGACGGCTACGTCAGCAAACCCATCTCGCACGACGCCGTGTGGAAGATGATTTCAACCTGGTATCAACCGAAGAAATCCTGA
- a CDS encoding nucleoside 2-deoxyribosyltransferase, whose product MADESCRVYCSGPLFNDAERREMQQIADALEEAGFETFLPHRDGFEFSPLLPMLMGRGLDNARAHACWDQAIFALDAYQVLQGCDAVVVNLNGRVPDEGAVAEAAMAWARGRPVVAFKDDLRSLVSGKDNAMVVGLADFKVYSGLRNVVAQLQTIRESGEKGPHYDDEPAAVSLGRRLWEAKCGDEGWDGVADILVEHFANCD is encoded by the coding sequence ATGGCCGACGAGTCTTGCCGCGTGTATTGTTCCGGTCCGCTGTTCAACGATGCCGAGCGCCGGGAAATGCAGCAGATCGCCGACGCCCTGGAAGAGGCTGGTTTCGAAACGTTTCTGCCGCATCGCGATGGGTTTGAATTCTCTCCGCTGCTGCCGATGCTGATGGGGCGCGGTTTGGATAACGCTCGGGCGCACGCATGTTGGGATCAGGCCATTTTCGCGCTGGACGCTTACCAGGTTTTGCAGGGTTGCGACGCCGTCGTGGTGAATCTCAACGGCCGGGTTCCCGACGAGGGTGCGGTGGCCGAGGCGGCGATGGCCTGGGCGCGCGGCAGGCCGGTTGTGGCGTTCAAAGATGATCTTCGCTCGCTGGTTTCCGGCAAGGACAACGCGATGGTCGTGGGTTTGGCCGATTTCAAGGTGTATAGCGGATTGCGTAACGTGGTGGCACAACTCCAGACGATTCGGGAGAGCGGCGAGAAGGGGCCACACTACGACGACGAGCCGGCGGCCGTATCGCTCGGTCGGCGCCTGTGGGAAGCCAAGTGCGGCGACGAGGGCTGGGACGGCGTGGCCGATATCTTGGTCGAGCACTTCGCTAATTGCGACTGA